The following are encoded together in the Flavobacterium sp. TR2 genome:
- a CDS encoding putative quinol monooxygenase, with product MFVRIVKMSFHEEKIPAFLENFESVKDRIRNAEGNRFLELYQDKNDKCIFFTYSYWETEEDLENYRKSELFNTVWDFTKKLFNAKPEAWSVDKLFSLN from the coding sequence ATGTTTGTTCGAATAGTAAAAATGAGTTTTCACGAAGAAAAAATTCCTGCTTTTCTGGAAAATTTTGAATCGGTGAAAGATAGAATACGAAATGCGGAGGGAAATCGTTTTTTAGAATTGTATCAGGACAAAAATGATAAATGCATCTTTTTCACATATAGTTATTGGGAAACTGAAGAAGATCTAGAAAATTACCGAAAATCTGAACTCTTTAATACGGTTTGGGATTTTACAAAAAAACTATTCAACGCTAAACCAGAAGCTTGGAGTGTGGATAAACTATTTAGTTTAAATTAG
- the gldF gene encoding gliding motility-associated ABC transporter permease subunit GldF, with the protein MKSIILREIKSFFGSPIGYLVIAIFLISNGLFLWVFEGDYNILNTGYADLTPFFTLAPWILIFLIPAVTMRSFSDEKKQGTLELLLTKPLSIWEIVNGKFFGSFLLIILAIIPTLIYVKVISDLGSPEGNIDMGSTIGSYFGLLFLIASYSAIGIFTSTLSENQIVAFILAVFLCFFFYFGFEGLSSLIPGSNNFISVLGMQNHFKSMSRGVIDTRDIIYFLSIAIAFLSFTVYQLKSYKA; encoded by the coding sequence ATGAAATCAATCATTTTACGAGAAATAAAATCTTTTTTTGGCTCTCCAATTGGCTACCTTGTCATTGCAATTTTCTTAATTAGCAACGGACTATTTTTATGGGTATTCGAAGGAGATTATAACATTCTAAATACTGGTTATGCCGATTTAACTCCGTTTTTCACATTGGCACCTTGGATTCTAATTTTCTTAATTCCAGCCGTAACCATGAGAAGTTTCTCTGACGAAAAAAAACAAGGAACTTTAGAATTGCTTTTAACAAAACCGCTATCCATCTGGGAAATCGTAAATGGAAAATTCTTTGGTTCATTCCTGTTGATTATTTTGGCTATTATTCCAACCTTAATTTATGTAAAAGTAATTTCAGATTTAGGTTCGCCAGAAGGCAATATTGATATGGGAAGCACTATTGGTTCTTACTTTGGATTATTGTTTTTAATTGCCTCGTATTCAGCAATCGGAATCTTTACTTCTACTCTTTCAGAAAATCAGATTGTGGCTTTTATTCTTGCGGTTTTTTTATGCTTTTTCTTTTATTTTGGTTTTGAAGGTTTAAGTTCTCTAATTCCAGGCTCAAACAATTTTATTTCAGTTTTAGGAATGCAGAATCACTTTAAGAGCATGAGCCGCGGTGTTATCGATACTCGTGACATAATCTACTTTTTGAGCATTGCAATTGCTTTTTTGTCTTTTACTGTTTACCAATTAAAATCTTATAAAGCCTAA
- the gldG gene encoding gliding motility-associated ABC transporter substrate-binding protein GldG, whose protein sequence is MKPSTKQNLKTLGITIFILVVLNVLGTLFFHRFDLTKDKRYTLSPTSLGIIKQVQNPLSIKIYMAGDLPADFRRLQQETKQLLEEFQAYNSNIVFEFVDPLENEDESEELTKSLFQKGLTPVNITVDDKGKQSQAMVFPWAVAVYNNKEVNIPLLKNIMGSSTTQKVIGSIQHLEYSIADAVNKVTKNKQKKVAIIKGNGELNEIHIAKMLMQIRESYFIGPFTLDSVAKDPNGTLNALKKYDLAIISKPTEKFSDEEKEVLDQFIMNGGKTIWLIDQVAADMDSLYNDAGATLAYPRDLNLNDMFFKYGFRINPDLIKDEYGSPIKLATGEQGSATQYQDFIWKFAPQVYPKSQHPIVKNLGGIKFDFANPIDTLKNGIKKTVLLQSSQYSKTVGTPAEINLNMVTEKSTPQDYLNKGNQNLAVLLEGPFHSAFENRVLPFKDNSFTAKGKPNKMIVIADGDIARNQLDKNMMPVELGYDQRTGNLYDNKDFIMNCINYLLDDTGLINIRSKDVELPLLDKEKVYESYSLTQFITIGVPILILTVFGLAFTFVRKRKYSK, encoded by the coding sequence ATGAAACCATCTACCAAGCAAAATTTAAAAACATTAGGCATTACTATTTTCATTTTAGTGGTTTTAAATGTACTCGGAACGCTATTTTTTCATCGTTTTGATTTAACAAAAGACAAGCGCTATACGCTATCGCCAACTTCGTTAGGCATTATAAAACAAGTTCAAAATCCGCTTTCCATAAAGATTTATATGGCCGGCGATCTTCCTGCCGATTTTAGACGTTTACAGCAGGAAACCAAACAATTGCTGGAAGAATTTCAAGCTTATAACAGCAATATTGTTTTCGAATTTGTCGATCCGTTAGAAAACGAAGATGAAAGCGAAGAACTTACAAAATCACTTTTCCAAAAGGGATTAACCCCTGTAAACATAACGGTTGACGATAAAGGAAAACAATCACAAGCAATGGTTTTTCCTTGGGCAGTCGCGGTTTACAACAACAAAGAAGTCAATATTCCATTATTAAAAAATATAATGGGTTCTTCAACTACGCAGAAAGTAATAGGTTCTATTCAGCATTTAGAATATTCTATCGCTGACGCTGTTAATAAAGTGACTAAAAACAAACAGAAAAAAGTTGCCATCATAAAAGGAAATGGCGAATTGAACGAAATTCACATTGCTAAAATGCTGATGCAGATTCGCGAAAGCTATTTTATCGGGCCTTTTACTTTAGATTCTGTTGCAAAAGATCCAAATGGGACCTTAAATGCATTGAAAAAATATGATTTAGCCATTATTTCCAAACCAACAGAAAAATTCTCTGATGAAGAAAAAGAAGTTCTGGATCAGTTTATTATGAACGGCGGAAAAACCATTTGGCTAATAGATCAGGTTGCTGCCGATATGGACAGTTTATACAATGATGCAGGTGCCACTTTAGCGTATCCGAGAGATTTAAATCTTAATGATATGTTTTTCAAATATGGATTCAGAATTAATCCTGATTTGATAAAAGACGAATACGGAAGCCCTATAAAATTGGCAACTGGCGAACAAGGAAGTGCAACGCAATATCAAGATTTTATCTGGAAATTTGCTCCGCAGGTTTATCCGAAAAGCCAGCATCCTATTGTAAAAAATCTAGGCGGAATTAAATTTGATTTTGCGAACCCAATTGACACTTTGAAAAACGGAATCAAGAAAACGGTTTTATTGCAATCTTCACAGTATTCTAAGACTGTAGGAACACCAGCAGAAATAAATCTGAATATGGTTACCGAGAAATCGACTCCGCAAGATTATTTGAATAAAGGAAACCAGAATCTTGCTGTTTTACTAGAAGGTCCTTTCCATTCTGCTTTTGAAAACCGAGTTTTGCCTTTCAAAGACAATTCGTTTACAGCAAAAGGAAAACCAAACAAAATGATTGTTATTGCCGACGGAGATATTGCCAGAAACCAATTGGACAAAAACATGATGCCTGTTGAATTGGGCTACGACCAAAGAACTGGAAATTTATACGACAATAAAGACTTCATCATGAATTGCATCAATTATCTTCTTGATGATACAGGACTTATTAACATTAGAAGCAAAGATGTGGAGCTGCCTTTATTAGACAAAGAAAAAGTATATGAAAGCTACAGTCTTACACAATTCATAACTATCGGAGTTCCAATTCTAATTTTAACAGTTTTTGGACTTGCATTTACTTTTGTAAGAAAAAGAAAATACAGCAAATAG
- the dnaN gene encoding DNA polymerase III subunit beta, with the protein MKFIVSSSYLLKQLQVLGSVINSNNTLPILDNFLFELNNNELTVSASDLETTMSATLSIDSTSKGSVAVPAKLLLEILKTFPEQPLTFTVEDNNTVEISSNSGKYALAYAAGEEFPKAVSLEDPSVTLVPAEVLATAVSKTIFAAGNDDLRPVMSGVFFQFSPEGLIFVATDAHKLVKYARTDVKASQVADFIMPKKPLNILKSILGTSDAEVKIEYNDSNATFSFDNYILMCRLIDGKYPNYEAVIPKENPNKLMIDRSLFLSSVKRVAIFSNKTTHQIRLKIAGAELNVSAEDIDYSNKAEERLTCDYQGDDLQIGFNSRFLTEMLTNLQSDMIMLEMSLPNRAGILTPVDGLEEGETVTMLVMPVMLNS; encoded by the coding sequence ATGAAATTTATAGTATCGAGTTCATACTTATTAAAACAATTACAAGTTTTAGGTAGTGTAATCAATAGTAATAATACGTTGCCTATTTTGGACAACTTTTTATTTGAACTAAACAACAATGAGTTGACCGTTTCGGCTTCAGATCTTGAAACGACAATGTCGGCTACATTATCGATCGATTCTACAAGTAAAGGAAGTGTAGCTGTTCCGGCAAAGCTTTTGCTTGAAATTTTAAAGACTTTTCCTGAGCAGCCGTTGACTTTTACTGTAGAAGATAATAACACAGTAGAGATTAGTTCAAACTCAGGTAAATATGCATTGGCTTATGCAGCCGGAGAAGAATTTCCTAAAGCAGTAAGTCTTGAAGATCCATCAGTAACACTTGTTCCTGCAGAGGTTTTGGCAACTGCAGTAAGCAAAACGATCTTCGCAGCAGGAAACGATGATTTACGTCCAGTAATGTCTGGAGTTTTCTTCCAGTTTTCGCCAGAAGGATTAATTTTCGTAGCTACAGATGCTCATAAATTGGTAAAATATGCACGTACAGATGTAAAAGCATCTCAGGTTGCCGATTTTATTATGCCTAAAAAACCTTTGAACATTTTAAAAAGCATTTTAGGAACTTCTGATGCTGAAGTGAAAATCGAATATAACGATTCAAATGCGACTTTCTCATTTGACAACTATATTTTAATGTGTCGTTTGATTGATGGAAAATACCCTAACTACGAAGCGGTAATTCCAAAAGAAAATCCAAACAAATTGATGATTGACCGTTCTTTATTCTTAAGTTCTGTTAAACGTGTTGCGATTTTCTCTAACAAAACTACACACCAAATTCGTTTAAAAATTGCTGGAGCAGAATTAAATGTTTCTGCAGAAGATATTGACTACTCAAACAAAGCAGAAGAAAGATTGACTTGCGATTATCAAGGTGATGATTTGCAAATTGGTTTCAACTCACGTTTCTTAACAGAGATGCTGACTAACCTGCAATCTGATATGATTATGCTTGAAATGTCATTACCAAATAGAGCTGGTATTTTAACGCCAGTAGATGGTTTAGAAGAGGGAGAAACGGTTACTATGCTTGTAATGCCAGTAATGTTAAATAGTTAA
- a CDS encoding DsbA family protein has protein sequence MKIEIWSDIMCPFCYIGKRQLETALAVFPNDEFEIEWKSFQLDPTITSQPDTDVYTFLAERKGISIEQSKEMHKGVAERAKSVGLDYHFDKAVISNSLNAHRIIQLAKTKNIGDRMEEIFFKAYFTDGKDLNNGPTLIKLGIEAGLEENEIREVLESDTLFLKEVQSDIKEAGEIGVQGVPFFVFDRKYAVSGAQPVETFVKTIQEVLK, from the coding sequence ATGAAAATAGAAATTTGGTCGGACATCATGTGTCCGTTTTGTTATATCGGAAAAAGACAGTTGGAAACTGCCCTTGCAGTATTTCCTAATGATGAATTTGAAATCGAATGGAAAAGCTTTCAGCTTGATCCTACAATCACTTCACAGCCGGATACAGACGTATATACGTTCTTAGCGGAGAGAAAAGGAATCTCGATTGAGCAATCTAAAGAAATGCACAAAGGTGTTGCAGAACGCGCTAAAAGCGTCGGTTTAGATTATCATTTTGATAAAGCGGTAATATCGAATTCTTTAAATGCGCATAGAATTATTCAATTGGCTAAGACAAAAAATATTGGCGATCGCATGGAAGAAATTTTCTTTAAAGCTTATTTTACTGACGGAAAAGATTTAAACAACGGCCCAACTCTGATAAAATTAGGAATTGAGGCTGGTTTGGAAGAAAATGAAATCAGAGAAGTTCTGGAAAGTGACACCTTATTCCTAAAAGAAGTGCAGTCAGATATTAAAGAAGCTGGCGAGATTGGCGTCCAGGGTGTTCCTTTCTTTGTATTTGATCGAAAATATGCTGTTTCGGGTGCGCAGCCTGTAGAAACATTTGTAAAAACAATTCAAGAAGTTTTAAAATAA
- a CDS encoding YidH family protein, whose amino-acid sequence MSPKNDQEIMNEYLSNERTLLAWLRTGIGIMVFGFVAVKFSLFLKQLPAKYLAETVPPDSNFTIYLGIGLLIAGAMTILLSYLRYSHTIKLLKKGKYQYSTAMLTFITMMLFVLSISLIAYLIIAASA is encoded by the coding sequence ATGTCGCCAAAAAATGATCAGGAAATTATGAATGAATACTTGTCTAATGAAAGAACTTTATTAGCATGGCTTCGCACAGGAATTGGAATAATGGTTTTCGGATTTGTAGCAGTAAAATTTTCATTGTTTTTAAAACAGCTTCCTGCAAAATATTTAGCCGAAACTGTTCCGCCAGATAGCAATTTCACAATTTATTTGGGCATCGGTTTGTTGATAGCCGGTGCTATGACTATTTTATTGTCTTATTTGCGTTACAGCCACACAATCAAATTATTAAAGAAAGGAAAGTACCAGTATTCGACAGCAATGCTTACCTTTATTACTATGATGCTGTTTGTGTTGAGCATATCGCTTATAGCCTATCTTATTATTGCAGCAAGCGCATAA
- a CDS encoding ligase-associated DNA damage response exonuclease produces MNPPLLQFNDKGIYCQRADVYLDPWRPVKNAIITHGHSDHARWGHQNYITHYSNIPIIRHRLGEINVSGKNWNETFTINGVQFSFHPAGHIIGSAQIRVEYKGEIWVFTGDYKIEDDGISVPYEVVKCHSFITECTFGLPAFKWEPQTDVMTEINNWWAENRAEGKTSVLFGYSLGKAQRLLKNLDPNIGKIYTHGAIENMTNIVRPMIDLPPTIRITPETKKEDLLGNIVIAPPSAHGSTWIRKMTPFVTGTASGWMAFRGARRRRAVDRGFVLSDHCDWTGLLESIKATGAEKVICTHGYSDIFSKYLRELGYDARTAHTQYEGETNDANNDEM; encoded by the coding sequence ATGAATCCGCCATTACTTCAATTTAACGATAAAGGAATTTACTGTCAGCGGGCTGATGTATATCTGGATCCATGGCGTCCCGTAAAAAATGCCATTATTACACACGGACATTCAGATCACGCGCGTTGGGGACATCAAAATTATATCACACATTATTCTAACATTCCGATTATCAGACATCGCTTGGGAGAAATTAATGTTTCTGGCAAAAACTGGAACGAAACCTTTACCATAAACGGAGTGCAATTTTCTTTTCATCCTGCGGGCCATATTATTGGTTCTGCGCAAATAAGGGTCGAGTACAAAGGCGAAATCTGGGTTTTTACAGGAGATTATAAAATCGAAGATGACGGCATTTCTGTTCCGTATGAAGTCGTAAAATGCCATTCTTTTATAACCGAATGCACCTTTGGACTCCCTGCTTTTAAATGGGAACCTCAAACCGATGTCATGACCGAAATCAATAATTGGTGGGCAGAAAATCGTGCAGAAGGAAAAACTTCTGTTCTATTTGGCTATTCCTTAGGAAAAGCACAGCGATTATTAAAAAATCTGGACCCAAATATCGGAAAGATCTACACGCATGGCGCAATAGAAAATATGACCAATATTGTCCGTCCCATGATTGATCTTCCGCCTACAATACGAATAACACCTGAAACTAAAAAAGAAGATTTATTGGGCAATATTGTAATTGCTCCGCCGAGCGCTCACGGAAGCACTTGGATCAGAAAAATGACTCCTTTTGTAACTGGAACAGCAAGCGGCTGGATGGCCTTTCGCGGAGCAAGACGCAGACGTGCCGTTGACCGTGGCTTTGTTCTAAGCGATCATTGCGATTGGACAGGTTTATTAGAAAGCATAAAAGCCACAGGAGCCGAAAAAGTAATCTGCACGCATGGATATTCAGATATTTTTTCCAAATACCTTAGAGAGTTAGGCTATGACGCGAGAACAGCGCACACGCAATACGAAGGTGAAACGAATGACGCAAATAATGATGAAATGTGA
- a CDS encoding ATP-dependent DNA ligase produces MKNFAELIKTLDSSNKTSVKVDALTNYFLKASDEDKVWTIAILSHRRPPRPVNTTLLRLWANELANIPLWLFEESYHIVGDLAETIALVIPTTKEHSDKSLTEFLQEIIALKKKTDLEKKEYLQTNWLNLNYYERFVFTKLITGSFRIGLSQKLMTRALSKAENIDEDTLAYKLMGDWNPNTVTFQELILDEKSSDYLSKPYPFYLAYPIEGELENLGNPEDWSAEHKWDGIRSQTIIRDNEIYVWSRGEELVTDKYPEFQSFIGNIPDGTVIDGEILPFANNQIGTFNDLQTRIGRKNVSASVLKNTPVIIKAYDLLEWQGNDIRNLSYEERRIVLEQMFTGLIGKEIPLQLSERIHFSTWEDVTNERLKSREMKSEGLMLKRKDSPYLVGRKKGDWWKWKIEPLTIDAVLTYAMRGHGRRSNLFTDYTFALWQENESNERELVTFAKAYSGLTDAEFRMVDDFIKKNTLERFGPVRSVTPKLVFEIGFEGIALSKRHKSGVATRFPRILRWRHDKKIEEANSIEDLKNMIL; encoded by the coding sequence ATGAAAAACTTTGCCGAGCTTATAAAAACCCTAGACAGTTCTAATAAAACATCGGTAAAAGTTGATGCGCTGACCAACTATTTTCTAAAAGCAAGCGACGAAGATAAAGTCTGGACAATTGCCATACTTTCGCATCGTCGTCCGCCACGGCCAGTCAATACAACTTTATTGCGCTTGTGGGCAAATGAATTGGCCAATATTCCGCTTTGGCTATTTGAAGAAAGCTATCATATTGTGGGAGATTTGGCTGAGACAATCGCACTCGTTATTCCGACAACAAAAGAACATTCTGACAAAAGCTTGACCGAATTTTTACAGGAAATCATTGCTTTAAAAAAGAAAACTGATTTAGAAAAAAAGGAATATCTGCAAACCAATTGGCTGAATTTGAATTATTACGAAAGATTCGTTTTCACCAAATTAATAACCGGAAGCTTCAGAATTGGCTTAAGTCAGAAACTAATGACTCGGGCACTTTCAAAAGCAGAAAATATTGACGAAGATACACTCGCCTACAAATTAATGGGAGACTGGAATCCGAATACGGTTACGTTTCAAGAATTAATTTTGGATGAAAAAAGCAGTGACTATTTATCCAAGCCTTATCCGTTTTATTTAGCTTATCCGATTGAAGGCGAACTTGAGAATCTGGGAAATCCTGAAGACTGGAGCGCCGAACATAAATGGGACGGAATACGGTCGCAGACGATTATTCGTGACAACGAAATTTATGTTTGGAGCCGTGGCGAAGAATTAGTGACCGATAAATATCCCGAATTTCAATCATTCATTGGAAATATACCAGACGGAACTGTTATTGATGGCGAAATTCTTCCTTTTGCAAACAATCAAATTGGAACATTTAATGATCTGCAAACCAGAATTGGCCGCAAAAACGTCTCGGCATCCGTTTTAAAAAATACGCCTGTTATCATTAAAGCTTATGATTTATTGGAATGGCAGGGAAATGATATTCGAAATCTTTCTTACGAAGAACGCCGTATAGTATTAGAACAAATGTTTACCGGCTTAATTGGGAAAGAAATTCCGTTGCAGCTTTCAGAAAGAATTCATTTTTCGACTTGGGAAGATGTCACAAATGAAAGATTAAAATCGCGCGAAATGAAAAGCGAAGGTTTAATGTTGAAAAGAAAAGACTCTCCGTATTTAGTTGGAAGAAAAAAAGGAGATTGGTGGAAATGGAAAATCGAACCTTTAACAATTGATGCTGTTCTCACCTACGCCATGCGCGGCCACGGAAGAAGATCTAATTTATTTACCGATTATACTTTTGCCCTTTGGCAAGAAAACGAAAGCAATGAGCGTGAACTTGTCACTTTTGCAAAAGCTTATTCAGGTTTAACTGACGCTGAATTTAGAATGGTAGACGATTTCATCAAAAAAAATACTTTGGAACGATTTGGGCCAGTAAGAAGCGTTACGCCAAAATTGGTTTTTGAAATTGGTTTTGAAGGAATTGCACTTTCCAAAAGACATAAAAGCGGAGTTGCAACCCGCTTTCCGCGAATTTTGAGATGGCGGCACGACAAAAAAATTGAAGAAGCCAACTCAATAGAAGATTTAAAAAACATGATTTTATAA
- a CDS encoding ligase-associated DNA damage response DEXH box helicase: MNREQLFTIASNWFESQGWKPFPFQTQTWTAFLQGKNGLLNAPTGSGKTYALWLPIILNYIKENPNYRTKHNSGLKAIWITPLRSLSVEIKQAAERVLTDLDIPMTVGIRSGDTTSAERAKQKNKMPDLLITTPESLQLLLAAKGYASIFKNCTSIVIDEWHELLGTKRGVQVELGLSRLKTIAKNIRIWGISATIGNLQQAQEVLLGVDSEAFHNSVLIKAAIHKKIKVISIIPDKMDAYPWRGHMGLHLIDEAAKIIKASKTTLIFTNVRSACEIWYQRLLEKYPEFAGEMAMHHGSIDRETRLWVENAIRNEELKVVVCTSSLDLGVDFAPVESIIQVGGPKGVARFMQRAGRSGHQPGKESVIYFLATHAIELIEASALKKAVENSVIEDRVPYLNSWDVLVQYLNTLAVSDGFYPNEIFKEIQGTFSYQTITAENWNWILNFITQGSQSLHAYDEFKKVEIDENGCYKINSRMIAMHHRMQIGTIVGDAVMNVKYVSGGYIGTIEEWFISKLKPGDTFIFAGKKLELFKIRNMQVLVKKASAKKESKIASWMGGRLALSSQMSELLRKELYRANTDNLSPELKALQPLFQRQRRESIVPSSDEFLIETFKTREGFHAIFYPFEGRFVHEALASLLAFRISLLQSITFSLAYNDYGFELLSDQEIDIEAVLDNNLFSTEYVHHDLQKSLNSTEMARRKFRDIAVISGLVFTGFPGKMVKTKHLQSGSQLLFEVFRDFEPDNLLLHQAYRETFEHQLEEGRLILALERIANQKIVWKQCLKPTPFSFPIITDRLREKLSSETLAERIQKMTASYMK; the protein is encoded by the coding sequence ATGAACAGAGAGCAGTTATTTACGATCGCCAGCAATTGGTTTGAAAGCCAAGGATGGAAACCTTTTCCGTTTCAGACGCAGACGTGGACTGCTTTTTTGCAAGGGAAAAATGGTTTATTGAATGCTCCAACAGGAAGCGGAAAAACTTATGCGCTCTGGCTGCCGATTATTTTAAATTACATCAAAGAAAATCCGAATTACAGAACCAAGCACAATTCTGGATTAAAAGCAATTTGGATTACCCCGCTCCGTTCCCTATCTGTTGAAATCAAACAAGCTGCTGAAAGAGTGCTTACCGATTTGGATATTCCGATGACAGTCGGAATTCGTTCTGGAGATACTACATCTGCTGAACGAGCCAAACAAAAAAATAAAATGCCCGATTTACTGATTACAACGCCCGAAAGTTTGCAATTGCTTCTAGCAGCTAAAGGTTATGCCAGTATTTTTAAAAATTGCACTTCAATCGTCATTGATGAATGGCACGAATTACTCGGAACCAAACGCGGTGTACAGGTAGAATTAGGTTTATCAAGACTTAAAACTATCGCAAAAAACATTCGAATTTGGGGTATTTCTGCCACAATTGGGAATTTGCAGCAAGCGCAGGAAGTTTTGCTTGGAGTTGATTCTGAAGCGTTCCATAATTCTGTTTTAATCAAAGCGGCAATTCATAAGAAAATAAAAGTAATCTCCATTATTCCTGACAAAATGGATGCTTATCCGTGGCGTGGGCATATGGGACTGCATTTAATTGATGAAGCGGCAAAAATTATAAAAGCCAGCAAAACGACACTTATTTTTACCAATGTTCGTTCGGCTTGCGAAATCTGGTACCAAAGATTGTTAGAAAAATATCCTGAATTTGCAGGTGAAATGGCAATGCATCACGGAAGCATTGACAGAGAAACCAGACTTTGGGTAGAAAACGCAATTCGGAACGAAGAGCTGAAAGTTGTAGTCTGCACTTCTAGTTTGGATTTGGGTGTTGACTTTGCTCCTGTCGAATCGATTATTCAGGTTGGCGGTCCAAAAGGTGTTGCGCGTTTCATGCAGCGCGCCGGGCGAAGCGGACACCAACCCGGCAAAGAAAGCGTCATTTACTTTTTAGCCACTCACGCCATTGAACTCATCGAAGCTTCGGCCCTGAAAAAAGCAGTTGAAAACAGTGTGATAGAAGACCGAGTTCCGTATTTAAACAGCTGGGATGTTTTGGTGCAATATTTAAATACTCTTGCCGTTTCTGACGGATTTTATCCAAATGAAATCTTCAAAGAAATTCAAGGAACATTCAGCTATCAAACCATTACAGCTGAAAACTGGAATTGGATTTTAAATTTCATCACACAAGGAAGCCAAAGCCTTCATGCGTATGACGAATTCAAAAAAGTAGAAATTGATGAAAACGGCTGTTATAAAATTAACAGCAGAATGATTGCTATGCATCACAGAATGCAGATTGGCACTATTGTAGGTGATGCCGTTATGAATGTAAAATACGTGAGCGGAGGTTATATCGGCACCATTGAAGAATGGTTTATTTCTAAATTAAAACCCGGCGATACTTTTATTTTCGCTGGAAAAAAACTGGAATTATTCAAAATCAGGAATATGCAGGTTTTGGTAAAAAAAGCAAGCGCAAAAAAAGAGTCTAAAATTGCCAGCTGGATGGGCGGGCGATTAGCTTTATCTTCACAGATGAGCGAATTGCTTCGAAAAGAATTGTACCGCGCCAATACCGATAATCTTTCCCCAGAATTAAAAGCCTTGCAGCCTTTATTTCAGAGACAGCGCAGAGAATCTATCGTGCCAAGTTCTGATGAATTTTTAATTGAAACTTTTAAAACCAGAGAAGGATTTCATGCCATTTTTTATCCATTTGAAGGACGTTTTGTGCATGAAGCTTTAGCGAGTTTGCTGGCTTTCAGAATCAGTTTATTGCAATCTATTACTTTTTCTCTCGCTTATAATGACTATGGATTTGAGTTGCTTTCGGATCAGGAAATTGACATTGAAGCGGTTTTAGACAATAATTTATTTTCTACAGAATATGTTCATCATGATTTACAGAAAAGCCTAAATTCGACAGAAATGGCTCGACGAAAATTTAGAGACATTGCCGTAATTTCGGGATTAGTTTTTACTGGTTTTCCCGGAAAAATGGTTAAGACGAAACATCTTCAAAGCGGTTCTCAATTATTATTTGAAGTTTTCAGAGATTTTGAGCCTGACAATCTATTGCTGCACCAAGCCTATCGCGAAACTTTTGAACATCAGCTCGAAGAAGGACGTTTGATTTTGGCTCTGGAGCGAATTGCAAATCAAAAAATTGTCTGGAAACAATGTTTGAAACCAACTCCTTTCAGTTTTCCAATTATTACAGATCGATTGAGAGAAAAACTTTCGAGTGAAACTCTAGCAGAAAGAATTCAGAAAATGACTGCTTCTTACATGAAATAA
- the pdeM gene encoding ligase-associated DNA damage response endonuclease PdeM, with translation MNIQIKNENFILHPSGAIFWESKKMIIISDVHLGKVMHFRKHGIAIPQNAVSENFKKITEVLEYFEPEKIIFLGDLFHSSKNAEWNLFEEWISNHNQETYLIAGNHDIIDQKHYYKIGILVVDSLEIDHFLFTHHPTEKEDCFNFSGHIHPGIILRGLGMQSLKLRCFFHKTNQMILPAFGEFTGKFIMKPESEHTIFAIAGNEIILINKNN, from the coding sequence ATGAATATTCAAATCAAAAACGAAAATTTTATACTTCATCCGAGCGGAGCTATTTTTTGGGAATCAAAAAAAATGATCATCATTTCTGATGTGCATTTAGGCAAAGTGATGCATTTCAGAAAACACGGAATCGCCATTCCGCAAAATGCTGTTTCAGAAAACTTTAAAAAGATTACTGAGGTTTTGGAATATTTTGAACCTGAAAAAATCATTTTTTTAGGAGATTTATTTCATAGTTCAAAAAATGCAGAGTGGAATTTGTTTGAAGAATGGATTTCCAACCATAACCAAGAAACGTATCTAATTGCAGGAAATCACGATATCATCGACCAGAAACACTATTATAAAATCGGAATTCTTGTCGTTGACTCCTTAGAAATCGATCATTTTCTTTTCACGCATCACCCAACAGAAAAAGAAGATTGCTTTAATTTTTCAGGACATATCCATCCTGGAATAATCTTAAGGGGCTTAGGAATGCAAAGCTTAAAATTACGCTGCTTTTTTCACAAAACCAATCAAATGATACTGCCGGCTTTTGGAGAATTTACTGGAAAATTTATTATGAAACCGGAATCAGAGCATACTATTTTTGCTATAGCGGGAAATGAAATTATTTTGATAAATAAAAACAATTGA